The proteins below are encoded in one region of Homo sapiens chromosome 19 genomic scaffold, GRCh38.p14 alternate locus group ALT_REF_LOCI_25 HSCHR19KIR_ABC08_AB_HAP_T_P_CTG3_1:
- the KIR2DL3 gene encoding killer cell immunoglobulin-like receptor 2DL3 precursor, translating to MSLMVVSMVCVGFFLLQGAWPHEGVHRKPSLLAHPGPLVKSEETVILQCWSDVRFQHFLLHREGKFKDTLHLIGEHHDGVSKANFSIGPMMQDLAGTYRCYGSVTHSPYQLSAPSDPLDIVITGLYEKPSLSAQPGPTVLAGESVTLSCSSRSSYDMYHLSREGEAHERRFSAGPKVNGTFQADFPLGPATHGGTYRCFGSFRDSPYEWSNSSDPLLVSVTGNPSNSWPSPTEPSSETGNPRHLHVLIGTSVVIILFILLLFFLLHRWCCNKKNAVVMDQEPAGNRTVNREDSDEQDPQEVTYAQLNHCVFTQRKITRPSQRPKTPPTDIIVYTELPNAEP from the exons GGTTCTTCTTGCTGCAGGGGGCCTGGCCACATGAGG GAGTCCACAGAAAACCTTCCCTCCTGGCCCACCCAGGTCCCCTGGTGAAATCAGAAGAGACAGTCATCCTGCAATGTTGGTCAGATGTCAGGTTTCAGCACTTCCTTCTGCACAGAGAAGGGAAGTTTAAGGACACTTTGCACCTCATTGGAGAGCACCATGATGGGGTCTCCAAGGCCAACTTCTCCATCGGTCCCATGATGCAAGACCTTGCAGGGACCTACAGATGCTACGGTTCTGTTACTCACTCCCCCTATCAGTTGTCAGCTCCCAGTGACCCTCTGGACATCGTCATCACAG gtCTATATGAGAAACCTTCTCTCTCAGCCCAGCCGGGCCCCACGGTTCTGGCAGGAGAGAGCGTGACCTTGTCCTGCAGCTCCCGGAGCTCCTATGACATGTACCATCTATCCAGGGAGGGGGAGGCCCATGAACGTAGGTTCTCTGCAGGGCCCAAGGTCAACGGAACATTCCAGGCCGACTTTCCTCTGGGCCCTGCCACCCACGGAGGAACCTACAGATGCTTCGGCTCTTTCCGTGACTCTCCATACGAGTGGTCAAACTCGAGTGACCCACTGCTTGTTTCtgtcacag GAAACCCTTCAAATAGTTGGCCTTCACCCACTGAACCAAGCTCCGAAACCG GTAACCCCAGACACCTGCATGTTCTGATTGGGACCTCAGTGGTCATCatcctcttcatcctcctcctcttctttctccttcatcgCTGGTGCTGCAACAAAAAAA ATGCTGTTGTAATGGACCAAGAGCCTGCAGGGAACAGAACAGTGAACAGGGAG GACTCTGATGAACAAGACCCTCAGGAGGTGACATATGCACAGTTGAATCACTGCGTTTTCACACAGAGAAAAATCACTCGCCCTTCTCAGAGGCCCAAGACACCCCCAACAGATATCATCGTGTACACGGAACTTCCAAATGCTGAGCCCTGA